One part of the Tunicatimonas pelagia genome encodes these proteins:
- a CDS encoding apiosidase-like domain-containing protein, translating to MKTYCLLTCFFILTLTASSQTSIRATPRWAKFEQNFTSSQTYDNPIYDLKDFHAVFTAPSGRTTKINGFWDGGTSFKVRFAPDEIGEWQYQTVCSDTANTGLHAQQGSFICEANDSDLALYQRGTLIQPKGTYHLAYHDGTPFLWIGCTAWNGGLKSTEEEWDTYLEHRVDHHYNVIQLVTTQWRGGDQNSEGQTAYEYSDELRVNPEFYQHMDGKIDRVNEYGLIAAPVLLWALPSVTGRYLSPGYSLPLEEAVILAKYQVARYGGNQVVWMLGGDGRYAREYEQRWLEIGRRVFADNPPGLVAQHPHGRLWIGDNHAAEDWLDIVGYQSSHSDGQGTVDWINKGEVATRWPHLPARPVINLEPNYEEIRPTIDAEDVRNASYWSLFATPISGITYGANAIWPWIREGESILNHGTPKNLSTWRESMNLPGSLQIGYLAEFLHQYEWWNLRPANELLVDQPGDEQYNHFISVVQSIDKNTVMAYIPHASTLKLYNPSNAEYEATWFNPSDNSTVDAQLKTSTGMIEAASPSETDYILVLQKIDE from the coding sequence ATGAAAACGTACTGCCTACTTACTTGCTTTTTTATTCTGACGCTTACCGCTAGTAGCCAGACTTCTATCAGGGCAACGCCCCGCTGGGCGAAATTCGAGCAGAACTTTACGAGCTCTCAGACTTACGACAACCCCATTTACGATCTGAAAGATTTTCACGCCGTGTTCACTGCTCCCAGCGGACGAACCACAAAGATTAACGGTTTTTGGGATGGCGGTACTTCGTTCAAGGTACGCTTTGCGCCGGATGAGATAGGGGAGTGGCAGTACCAAACCGTCTGCTCTGATACTGCCAATACCGGACTACACGCACAGCAGGGAAGCTTCATCTGTGAGGCCAATGATAGTGATCTGGCACTCTACCAACGCGGTACGCTTATTCAACCGAAAGGAACCTATCATCTGGCGTACCATGATGGCACTCCTTTTCTCTGGATTGGTTGCACTGCCTGGAACGGAGGGTTAAAGTCTACCGAAGAAGAGTGGGATACTTACCTTGAGCATCGGGTAGATCATCACTACAATGTGATTCAGCTCGTCACTACCCAGTGGCGCGGGGGCGACCAGAACAGTGAGGGGCAAACCGCTTACGAGTATTCTGATGAGCTTCGGGTGAACCCGGAGTTTTATCAGCATATGGACGGAAAGATTGACCGAGTGAATGAATACGGGCTGATTGCTGCCCCGGTGCTACTGTGGGCTTTGCCCTCGGTAACCGGTCGGTACCTAAGCCCAGGTTACAGCTTACCACTGGAGGAGGCGGTGATACTAGCCAAGTACCAAGTAGCCCGCTACGGCGGTAATCAGGTAGTGTGGATGTTAGGGGGCGACGGTCGCTACGCCCGAGAATACGAACAGCGTTGGCTAGAGATTGGTCGCCGGGTGTTTGCCGATAATCCTCCCGGATTAGTAGCCCAGCACCCGCACGGACGGCTCTGGATTGGCGATAACCACGCTGCCGAAGACTGGCTGGATATTGTTGGCTACCAGTCGAGCCACTCCGATGGGCAAGGCACCGTAGATTGGATTAACAAAGGCGAAGTTGCTACCCGTTGGCCGCACTTACCCGCTCGCCCGGTAATTAACCTAGAACCTAATTACGAAGAGATTCGCCCGACTATTGATGCTGAAGATGTACGCAATGCTTCTTATTGGAGCTTGTTCGCTACGCCAATATCGGGTATCACCTACGGAGCCAATGCTATCTGGCCCTGGATTCGAGAGGGCGAAAGCATTCTGAACCACGGCACTCCCAAAAATCTAAGCACTTGGCGGGAGAGTATGAATCTCCCCGGTAGCTTGCAGATTGGCTACCTAGCTGAATTTCTACACCAGTACGAGTGGTGGAATCTCCGTCCCGCTAACGAACTCTTGGTAGACCAACCTGGCGACGAGCAGTACAACCACTTCATTTCGGTAGTACAATCAATTGATAAAAATACTGTAATGGCCTACATCCCGCACGCTAGTACCCTCAAACTCTACAATCCTAGCAACGCTGAGTACGAAGCTACCTGGTTCAACCCCTCCGATAATTCTACCGTTGATGCCCAGCTAAAAACATCCACCGGAATGATTGAAGCAGCTTCGCCTTCGGAAACTGATTATATTTTAGTACTACAAAAGATTGACGAATGA
- a CDS encoding class I SAM-dependent methyltransferase: MGSKKTIYSQPRLLENILAKLREMGLREKKITRQDITNMDELHLQGGAVSEYLADKLNISNRSKILDVGCGIGGPCRMLADKFDCSVVGVDYTPEFIQTAQALTKMIGLTQKVSFQEADALQLPFEDASFSIVWTQHILINIADKTQFFAEAQRVLKPGGRFIYYDIFSADRGHINFPMPWAEKASESHLQHHEEVDRYFDYLAYRRVYTEDHTPSAILFTKAAEETLRSGKPTGLGIDIVLPDPNKRKFSNLLNALFDKKVEVHAGIYVKRVERLDAE; encoded by the coding sequence ATGGGATCAAAGAAAACTATCTATAGCCAGCCCCGGCTACTAGAGAATATTTTAGCTAAACTTCGAGAGATGGGGCTGCGAGAAAAGAAAATCACACGGCAAGATATTACGAATATGGATGAGCTGCATTTGCAAGGAGGTGCCGTATCGGAGTATCTCGCAGATAAGCTAAACATTAGTAACCGGAGCAAAATATTAGACGTAGGATGTGGTATCGGTGGCCCCTGCCGAATGCTGGCTGATAAGTTTGATTGTTCGGTAGTGGGGGTTGATTACACCCCCGAATTCATCCAAACAGCTCAGGCATTAACTAAGATGATCGGGCTAACCCAGAAGGTGTCTTTTCAGGAAGCAGATGCCCTTCAACTACCTTTTGAAGATGCTTCGTTTAGCATTGTTTGGACCCAACATATTCTAATAAACATTGCTGATAAAACTCAGTTTTTTGCTGAGGCACAACGCGTACTGAAGCCGGGGGGGAGGTTTATCTACTACGATATTTTTAGTGCCGATCGGGGCCATATCAACTTTCCTATGCCCTGGGCCGAAAAAGCCTCAGAAAGCCATTTGCAACATCACGAAGAAGTTGACCGTTATTTTGACTACTTGGCGTATCGGCGCGTGTATACCGAAGACCATACCCCATCGGCAATACTGTTTACCAAGGCCGCCGAGGAAACGTTACGTTCCGGTAAACCTACTGGGCTAGGCATAGATATAGTGTTACCAGATCCTAACAAAAGAAAGTTTTCTAATTTGCTAAATGCTCTGTTTGATAAAAAAGTAGAGGTGCACGCTGGCATTTACGTAAAAAGAGTAGAACGGCTAGATGCGGAATAA
- a CDS encoding sulfite oxidase has translation MLKADQNRPVVFQGSVWNRRSFLRKSALSAMSAALGTHIVHSANLPAGYLPLVFTVENNPMDGKDEAMIVRSERPWNVEAPPHLLDEEITTFPNIFIRNNGVIPQNIDAKTWTLAIGGESVKSEKSYNMTDLKQKFQSHTYQLTLECGGNGRAGYYPPASGNQWEEGAIYCAEWTGVRLRDVLTDVGIKDDAVYIGYYGKDKHLSGDPNKVVISRGVPIEKAIQDETLIAWAMNSKDIPLEHGYPLRLVCGGWPASASGKWIHRIDVRNQIHDGPKMGGNSYRVPEYPVAPGEEVSEEDFKIIESMPVKSLITYPKSGAMFDKFRKLEVRGHAWAGERSVAQVEVSTDFGATWQSCTLQKPVNRLAWQHWSTELEFPIAGYYEVWAKATDDQGVAQPMVIPGWNPKGYLNNACHRIAVKVK, from the coding sequence ATGTTGAAAGCCGATCAAAATCGCCCAGTTGTTTTTCAAGGTTCAGTCTGGAACCGCCGGTCATTTCTTAGAAAAAGTGCGTTATCTGCTATGAGTGCAGCATTAGGAACTCACATTGTTCATTCCGCTAACTTACCTGCGGGGTACCTTCCGTTAGTTTTTACGGTAGAAAATAACCCGATGGATGGTAAAGACGAAGCGATGATTGTACGTAGCGAACGCCCCTGGAACGTAGAAGCTCCCCCTCACCTACTGGATGAAGAGATTACTACCTTTCCGAATATTTTCATCCGAAACAACGGAGTTATTCCCCAAAATATTGATGCCAAAACCTGGACGTTGGCTATTGGCGGAGAATCGGTAAAGTCGGAGAAATCTTATAATATGACTGACTTAAAGCAAAAATTTCAGTCACATACCTATCAACTCACATTAGAATGCGGAGGTAACGGGCGAGCTGGATATTACCCTCCGGCCTCGGGCAACCAGTGGGAGGAGGGGGCAATATACTGTGCGGAGTGGACGGGAGTTCGTCTGCGAGATGTACTAACCGATGTAGGTATTAAAGATGATGCAGTGTATATTGGCTACTATGGCAAAGATAAACACCTAAGTGGTGACCCCAATAAAGTAGTAATTTCACGAGGCGTACCAATAGAAAAAGCCATTCAGGATGAAACGCTAATTGCCTGGGCGATGAACAGCAAGGATATTCCACTTGAACATGGTTACCCGCTACGCTTGGTCTGCGGTGGTTGGCCTGCTTCAGCTTCGGGAAAATGGATACACCGAATTGATGTTCGCAACCAGATACACGATGGCCCCAAGATGGGCGGTAATTCTTACCGAGTGCCTGAGTACCCGGTAGCTCCTGGTGAAGAAGTATCGGAAGAAGACTTTAAGATTATAGAGTCTATGCCCGTGAAGTCGCTAATTACCTACCCTAAGTCAGGGGCGATGTTCGATAAATTCAGAAAGCTGGAAGTACGTGGTCATGCCTGGGCTGGCGAACGTAGCGTAGCCCAGGTGGAAGTGTCTACTGACTTTGGAGCTACTTGGCAAAGCTGCACGCTGCAAAAGCCTGTTAATCGACTAGCCTGGCAGCATTGGTCTACTGAACTGGAGTTTCCCATAGCGGGTTATTACGAAGTATGGGCGAAAGCCACTGACGATCAGGGCGTAGCCCAACCAATGGTCATTCCCGGCTGGAATCCTAAAGGTTATTTGAACAATGCTTGCCACCGGATTGCGGTAAAAGTGAAATGA
- a CDS encoding 2-dehydro-3-deoxygalactonokinase, translating to MKTTVIGVDCPMNLPEHFISCDWGTSNFRLRVVETHSLEVLAEHKTDRGIKAHYEKYQCQQEVSQFQFFAHYLKSQRQQLPEGHRQHRIVVAGMASSNIGLWELPYATLPFSQDGKQLVRKQVAKDDLDLLLISGVRSTNGIMRGEEVQAVGLEEPLRPYSEGILLLPGTHSKHITFANQEFRSFRTYMTGELFDIISKQSILSRSVEPASWSDDRAQAFQEGLELGFSGQLSASLFTIRANHIISKHNPKDSYYQLSGMLIGDELAYLKDKSETIILAAPDPVFSLYQQALKSIIEPQQLVLLGGKVLEKALLIGQKKILALHGN from the coding sequence ATGAAAACTACGGTAATTGGTGTAGATTGCCCTATGAATCTTCCTGAGCATTTTATTAGTTGCGATTGGGGAACATCCAATTTTAGACTACGAGTGGTAGAGACGCACTCACTGGAGGTGCTGGCTGAACATAAAACTGATCGGGGGATAAAAGCACACTATGAAAAATATCAGTGTCAGCAGGAAGTCAGCCAGTTTCAGTTTTTTGCTCATTACCTTAAATCTCAACGGCAACAGTTACCGGAGGGGCATCGGCAGCACCGAATAGTGGTAGCGGGTATGGCTTCGTCCAATATCGGTTTGTGGGAGTTGCCCTACGCTACTCTGCCATTTTCCCAAGATGGTAAACAATTAGTACGGAAGCAAGTGGCTAAAGATGACCTAGACTTGCTGCTTATCTCCGGAGTTAGGAGCACCAACGGAATTATGCGCGGCGAAGAGGTTCAGGCCGTAGGCTTGGAAGAGCCTCTCCGACCTTATTCTGAGGGAATACTATTGCTCCCGGGGACTCACAGCAAGCATATTACTTTCGCTAATCAAGAGTTTCGGAGTTTTCGTACCTACATGACGGGCGAACTGTTTGACATAATTTCTAAACAAAGTATTCTATCCCGTTCGGTAGAGCCAGCTTCTTGGTCAGATGATCGGGCTCAAGCTTTTCAGGAAGGATTAGAGCTAGGGTTTTCGGGCCAGCTTTCGGCTAGCCTGTTTACTATCCGGGCTAACCACATTATCAGTAAACACAACCCAAAAGATAGTTATTATCAGCTCAGCGGTATGCTCATTGGCGATGAGCTAGCTTATTTGAAAGATAAATCGGAAACCATTATTTTAGCCGCGCCCGATCCGGTGTTTAGTCTTTACCAGCAGGCACTAAAGTCGATAATTGAGCCTCAGCAGCTAGTGCTCTTAGGCGGTAAAGTACTAGAGAAAGCATTGTTAATTGGCCAAAAGAAAATACTAGCGTTACATGGCAACTGA
- a CDS encoding bifunctional 4-hydroxy-2-oxoglutarate aldolase/2-dehydro-3-deoxy-phosphogluconate aldolase, whose product MATDSSFSWERYYQAPIVGIVRSLPLDTIRPITQVYQDAGLFTLEITMNTPGAPKIISLLRKEFPGMNIGAGTVCTMNDLTLALNAGAQFIVTPILDERVVKHTVARQIPIFPGAYSPTEIHQAWSWGAAAVKVFPATQLGVQFIKDILAPLNQIKLLPTGGVSQENIRSFFVAGAVGVGMGSSLLDKQLIEEKDFDSLNQHFIKIKGEIQDFIQS is encoded by the coding sequence ATGGCAACTGACTCATCATTTTCTTGGGAAAGGTACTACCAAGCTCCGATAGTTGGCATTGTCCGGAGTTTGCCATTAGACACTATCCGTCCGATCACGCAAGTTTATCAAGATGCCGGGCTGTTTACATTGGAAATTACCATGAACACTCCAGGAGCACCCAAAATAATTTCATTACTAAGGAAAGAGTTTCCGGGCATGAATATCGGGGCTGGAACTGTTTGTACGATGAATGACCTTACGCTTGCTCTGAATGCCGGAGCGCAATTTATCGTAACTCCAATTTTAGACGAGCGGGTGGTTAAGCACACAGTAGCCCGGCAAATACCGATTTTTCCGGGTGCCTATTCTCCCACAGAGATTCACCAGGCTTGGTCGTGGGGGGCAGCCGCAGTGAAGGTGTTTCCGGCTACCCAACTAGGCGTGCAGTTTATCAAAGACATTTTAGCTCCTCTCAATCAGATTAAGCTACTTCCCACTGGGGGTGTTTCCCAGGAAAATATTCGCTCATTCTTCGTCGCTGGGGCGGTAGGCGTAGGCATGGGAAGTTCGCTGCTGGATAAGCAGTTAATCGAAGAGAAAGATTTTGATAGCCTAAATCAGCACTTCATTAAAATAAAGGGTGAAATACAAGATTTTATCCAGTCGTAG
- a CDS encoding helix-turn-helix transcriptional regulator, which yields MKVRLHATDIVDNKIEHHYPAGFHDNTKAITERVHRADPWLGQGDYRELFFEGMHIGYGHLAPRKNTLINFESDFESVEMHFALGGQVQTTDLHTKKQYNFSQNEHNILYAAGFKGRSTWATNPRMEVFEVNVMPSLFKKYLPEHVAFEEFRKSLTQQRTSLLVDRNRPISARMRMIIHEIMHCERTGPLKKMLVEARVIELLLLQLEQIIADQNTHHQASSNYLKKADIDRMYAVREIIETNVNTPHSLGALAKQVGTNEFTLKKGFKSLFGTTVFGYLLERKMVQAREMLLEEKDKTITEVSEQCGYQYASHFTTAFKRRFGVPPSQLRRGVLSAK from the coding sequence ATGAAAGTACGACTGCACGCCACCGATATAGTTGATAATAAAATTGAGCACCACTACCCGGCTGGTTTTCATGATAATACCAAAGCTATCACCGAACGGGTTCATCGAGCCGACCCTTGGCTTGGGCAAGGAGATTATCGAGAGCTTTTTTTTGAAGGGATGCACATTGGCTACGGGCATTTAGCTCCTAGAAAAAATACGCTCATAAACTTTGAGAGTGATTTTGAATCGGTAGAAATGCATTTTGCTCTCGGCGGTCAGGTGCAAACTACTGATCTGCACACCAAAAAGCAGTATAACTTCAGCCAGAACGAACATAATATTTTGTACGCAGCGGGTTTTAAGGGGCGGTCAACTTGGGCTACTAACCCTCGTATGGAAGTGTTTGAAGTGAATGTTATGCCTAGTCTTTTTAAGAAATATCTACCGGAACATGTAGCATTTGAGGAATTCCGAAAATCACTTACTCAGCAACGAACAAGCCTACTCGTTGATCGGAACCGACCGATTAGTGCCCGTATGCGAATGATTATCCACGAAATCATGCACTGCGAGCGAACCGGGCCACTGAAGAAAATGCTGGTAGAGGCCCGGGTCATTGAATTGTTACTGCTTCAACTAGAGCAAATAATCGCCGATCAGAATACTCATCATCAGGCATCGTCCAATTATTTGAAAAAAGCCGATATAGACCGGATGTACGCTGTTCGAGAAATTATTGAAACCAATGTGAACACTCCTCATTCATTAGGCGCATTAGCCAAGCAAGTAGGCACGAACGAGTTTACGCTCAAGAAAGGCTTCAAATCTTTATTTGGCACCACTGTCTTTGGTTATCTTCTTGAAAGAAAAATGGTACAAGCTCGTGAGATGCTATTAGAAGAAAAAGACAAAACCATTACTGAAGTTTCCGAACAGTGTGGCTACCAGTATGCATCTCACTTTACCACTGCTTTCAAACGGCGATTTGGAGTGCCTCCCAGCCAGCTAAGGCGCGGCGTTTTAAGTGCGAAGTAA
- a CDS encoding PIG-L family deacetylase — protein sequence MIPRFLFFCIGSLCILFNTSFAQAPKKLSASEVQLALKKLNVLGSALYVAAHPDDENQVVIGYMSQVELLNTGYLSLTRGDGGQNLIGSEIRERLGVVRTQELIQARSVDGSQQFFTRAIDFGYSKTSDETLKLWEREKILSDVVWVIRQFRPDVIITRFPPDSRAGHGHHTTSGILAAEAFDLAGDPDQFSNQLEYVEAWQPTRLMLNETSWFTSKIDSIATANDSVLVVDMGVYLPLLGKSVPEIASLSRSKHESQGFGSTGVRGQRVEYFRHVKGKMAKDHPLDNIPTSWSRLEGGAVVGELLQQAYQNYNPEQPSAIVPTLLQAYEALNKLPEGYWKQVKAKELTTVIQACLGLYAEVRSGTNALVRRFRGAQTRPDIAEYSATPGDSITLNFEVIQRNPQVEVQLNKIEVAQIGYDTLISNALEDNALVAFNKQVKLPDSLPYTEPYWLRAKNDGFTFSVDDQMLIGRDETPPALEAAFSFTVNGQALNLTSPVIYKRNDPRKGEMYRPFVIIPPVLVSLPENVYVFASAESQTVTATVEAGHSNVQGNVSLKVPSGWSVSPAQYNYAIALKGQEQEFTFTVTPPTGASTGKVQVMAEYKEQSYQQSMVTIDYEHIPTQTLLPLATANLVKLDIRKEGNLVGYVMGAGDDVPKALKQIGYEVALLEEEDIRMPYLSNFDAIIIGIRAYNTVNWLRYRNDRLLEYVEQGGTLITQYNTSSRLVMQDFSPYSLQMSRDRVSDETAEVRILAPSHPVLNTPNEITVNDFQGWVQERGLYFPNEWDEKFTPILSMNDPGEEEKKGSLLVAPYGKGHYIYTGISFFRELPAGVPGAYRLLTNLISVGKDEQIERGNE from the coding sequence ATGATACCTCGCTTTCTGTTTTTCTGCATTGGCAGTTTATGTATTCTGTTCAACACTTCTTTCGCTCAGGCACCCAAAAAGCTATCAGCTAGTGAGGTTCAGCTAGCACTAAAAAAACTTAATGTACTAGGGAGCGCTTTGTACGTAGCCGCTCATCCCGATGATGAGAACCAAGTAGTGATTGGTTATATGTCGCAGGTAGAGCTGCTAAATACGGGTTATTTGTCCCTAACTCGGGGTGACGGAGGGCAAAATCTCATTGGTTCGGAAATTCGTGAGCGACTGGGTGTAGTACGGACACAGGAACTTATTCAGGCTCGTAGCGTAGACGGCAGCCAGCAATTCTTCACCCGAGCCATTGACTTTGGCTACTCCAAAACTTCTGATGAAACCCTTAAACTCTGGGAACGAGAAAAAATTCTCTCGGATGTGGTGTGGGTGATTCGGCAGTTCCGTCCCGATGTAATCATCACTCGCTTTCCTCCCGATTCACGAGCGGGGCACGGTCATCATACTACTTCCGGTATTCTGGCTGCAGAAGCTTTTGATTTAGCTGGTGACCCTGATCAATTTTCTAATCAACTGGAGTACGTAGAAGCTTGGCAACCCACCCGGTTGATGCTGAATGAAACTAGTTGGTTTACCAGTAAAATTGATTCTATTGCTACGGCTAACGATTCTGTGTTGGTAGTAGATATGGGAGTGTATCTGCCGCTACTTGGGAAATCGGTACCTGAGATTGCTTCTCTGAGCCGTAGCAAGCACGAATCACAGGGATTTGGTTCTACCGGAGTCCGGGGGCAGCGGGTAGAATACTTTCGCCACGTGAAGGGCAAAATGGCTAAAGACCATCCGTTGGATAATATTCCCACTAGTTGGTCGCGTTTAGAGGGCGGTGCGGTAGTGGGAGAGTTACTTCAACAAGCTTACCAGAATTACAACCCTGAGCAGCCGTCGGCTATTGTACCTACGCTATTACAGGCCTACGAAGCTCTGAACAAACTGCCCGAAGGGTACTGGAAGCAAGTAAAAGCGAAGGAACTCACTACCGTCATTCAGGCTTGTCTGGGCCTATACGCCGAAGTGCGGAGCGGTACCAACGCTTTAGTTCGCCGGTTTCGCGGAGCGCAAACCCGACCGGATATTGCTGAATATTCGGCTACGCCGGGAGATAGCATCACGCTTAATTTTGAAGTAATTCAGCGAAATCCTCAAGTTGAGGTACAGCTAAACAAAATTGAAGTAGCCCAGATTGGTTATGATACCTTGATTAGTAATGCGCTAGAAGACAATGCGTTAGTAGCGTTCAACAAACAAGTAAAACTGCCGGATAGTCTTCCTTACACCGAGCCGTACTGGCTTCGAGCGAAGAATGACGGTTTTACTTTTTCAGTAGATGATCAAATGTTGATTGGTCGCGATGAAACCCCGCCCGCTTTAGAAGCAGCTTTTTCGTTTACGGTAAACGGACAGGCATTAAACCTTACTAGTCCGGTTATTTACAAGAGAAACGATCCTCGCAAGGGTGAGATGTATCGGCCTTTCGTGATTATTCCTCCGGTGCTGGTAAGCCTTCCAGAAAATGTTTACGTGTTTGCTTCGGCAGAGTCACAAACGGTTACCGCCACGGTAGAAGCGGGGCACTCGAATGTTCAAGGCAATGTATCTTTGAAGGTTCCCTCGGGTTGGTCGGTAAGTCCGGCGCAGTATAATTACGCTATTGCCCTCAAAGGACAAGAGCAGGAGTTCACCTTTACCGTGACGCCACCCACCGGAGCGAGTACCGGAAAGGTTCAGGTAATGGCCGAGTACAAAGAACAATCTTACCAACAGAGTATGGTAACTATTGACTACGAGCACATTCCCACCCAAACATTGCTGCCGCTCGCCACCGCCAATTTGGTGAAACTGGACATTCGGAAAGAAGGAAATCTGGTTGGCTATGTGATGGGAGCTGGAGATGACGTACCCAAGGCTCTGAAGCAAATCGGCTACGAAGTGGCTTTGCTGGAGGAGGAAGATATTCGGATGCCCTACTTATCAAACTTTGATGCTATTATCATCGGAATTCGAGCCTACAATACGGTAAACTGGTTGCGCTACCGCAATGATCGGTTATTAGAATATGTAGAGCAGGGAGGAACTTTAATTACCCAGTACAACACCAGTTCTCGCCTCGTGATGCAAGACTTTTCTCCCTATTCCTTGCAAATGTCCCGTGACCGAGTATCCGACGAAACTGCTGAGGTACGAATTCTGGCTCCCAGCCATCCGGTGCTCAATACTCCTAACGAAATTACTGTCAATGACTTTCAGGGTTGGGTGCAGGAGCGGGGGTTGTACTTCCCCAACGAGTGGGATGAGAAATTTACCCCAATTCTTTCCATGAATGATCCGGGGGAAGAAGAAAAGAAGGGAAGTTTGTTGGTAGCCCCCTACGGCAAAGGCCACTACATTTACACTGGTATTTCTTTCTTTCGTGAACTACCCGCCGGAGTACCCGGAGCCTACCGTCTACTTACCAATCTGATATCAGTGGGTAAAGATGAGCAGATAGAACGGGGAAATGAATGA